From the Thermodesulfovibrio thiophilus DSM 17215 genome, the window TTTTTTTTTAATTCATTTGTCAGGGATATTGTGAAAGGTGTTTTACCTGTTCCTCCTACTGTTAGATTGCCAACACTTATTACAGGAAAAGGAAGCTTTTTTTGATTTTTTAAAGCTTTTTCTTTTTTTCTCAAATAGCAAAATAAATAAATCTTTTCAAAAAGATTCATCTGCCCAGAAAACTCCATTTACTAGTTTCACAACAGGAACATCTTCATAAAACTCAACTATATTTACACATGCAAAATCCTGTTCAATGCGAAATATGTTTTCAAGAGGAATACCAAGAATGTTACATAAAATAACTCTGTTTATACCTCCATGGGCAACTATGAATACCTGATTTTTATCATGATTTTTTAAGATTTCTTTTATGGTTTTTTTAGCTCTTTTACTTACATCAATTGTGCTTTCACCTTCAGGAGGTGAAAATATAGCTGGATTCATTCTCCATTTTTCAAAATCTTCTGGATAAAGAGATAATATTTCATTAATACTCAACCCTTCCCATTTCCCAAAACTCCGTTCTTTGAGATCATCAGTAGATTTAATTCTTAAAGAAAGCTCTTTGTTCAGTATCTCTGCTGTTGTAATGGCTCTTTTTAAGGGTGAAGAATAAATAATTTCACGTTTAAAGTTGTATTTATCTGAATATTTTTTTAAAAAACGGGCAACTTTTTCAACTTGTCTTTCACCTTCTTTACTTAATGGAACATCAATATGTCCTTTATAAACTTTTTTATGTCCTTCTGTTTCACCGTGTCTGAGAAGATAAATTACTAATGATGGTATCATCAGTACTCAATTCCCTTTCTTGCATGGATACCTCTATCAAAATAATGTTTCACATTTTTCATCTCTGTAACCAGATCTGCTTTATCAATAAGCCAGTCAGGAGCATCTCTCCCTGTAATAATCAGTTCTGTATTTTCTGGTGTAAGATTAATAAGTCTTTCAACTGATTGTTGCGAAATGAGCCCTTTTTTTATTGCCACTGAAAGTTCATCAAAAATAATCATATCATAATGCTTTGTTTTAAGCTTTTCCTCGATGTCTTTAATAGCCAGTTTCACCAATTGTATCTGAGTTTCATCAGGACTTTCTTGAATAAAACCAGTACTGCATCTGTAAATTTCAACAAGTTCTGGAAATTTTTTCAATATTTCTAGTTCACCAGTAGAGGCACTTTTTATAAATTGAACAAATAAAACTTTCAATCCACTACCGATTGCTCTTACAGTGAGTCCAATTGCTGATGTTGTTTTACCTTTCCCTTCACCAGTATAGACATGAATAAATCCTGGCATTTAACTTACTCCTAAAATTTTTATCAGTCCTCTTTTGATAAGGCTTATAGCAATTGCGCTTAAAAGAAGAGCCATGACTTTAGCAAAGGCTTTTATTCCATAAATACCCATTATTTTTATCACAAAGTTAGCTTTGTCGAGTATAATCCAGGCAATCAAGAGATTCAAAAAAAGTGAAAAAATTACAATAGGATATCCATGTGTCCCTGAAAGAATAATCACAGTTGTAAGCGTTGCAGGACCTGCTAATAAAGGAGTGCCAATTGGAACAACTCCAAGAGTATCACTCATTTCTATTTCTCTTTCTTTTACTCTCAAAATATCTGATATTGAAAGAATCAAAAGAAGAATTCCTCCAGCAATCATAAAGTCTTCAAGATTTATTCCAAGCAGATAAAATATAACATTTCCTAGAAGAAGAAACGAAATCGCAACTAGGAATGCTGTTATTACTGACTGCCTGGCAATATGTTTTCTCTCGGTATGTGGTATCCCTTCAATAAAGGAAATATAAAGAGGTAAAATTCCCGGAGCATCAATTGCAACAAAAAGAGGAATAAATGTAAGTAAAAATGTTTTTAATATATCCATTCAACTCTTTTTTTCATCATTTTGTTGTTTTTCTTCATTATTTTTAATTTTTACTGTGACATCTTTTACAAAATCAGGGCATTTTTGTCCTGCTTTAAGTGAAAACTGTTTCTGACATGTTGATCTCCATGCGCAGATAATGCACATTGGTTGTTGTCCTGTCATTTTTATCCTCCTGATTGCTTATGAAATTTTTGCTACCTCATATAATTATCCAAATATACTTATTGCTCGTTTAATTATAACTTAAAATACTTTGAATGTGTTTTTTTATAAATTCTTCCAGCTCTCTGAAAAGCTGAGGTGCTATTTTGACTCTTGATAGATATTTCAACTGCCATCCATTTATATCATTAAGAAGCTTGGCAGCTCCCTGAGATAGAATAAGTTTTGAATGAGATGAAATGCATTTTTTACATAAAATAAAACCATCAGAATAAAAAAATTCTCCATTTAGTTTATCTTTACATTTTCCGCAATGCTTAAAATCAGGAAGATATCCCAGAATTCTCAAACTCTTTATTTTTAATGAAAGGAGAGCATTTTCTGTTTTTTTCTCTTTTTCTATGAATTCAAGGCTACTAATAAAAAGAGAAAATAACTCTTCATGTGGTTCTTTTCTGGGTATAATCATTAATAAAAATCGCAATACTTCTCCTACAGCCATAAAAACATGATAGTTTTCTCTTATGGGATGAAAAGAATGAATTATATCAGACTGAATTATCTTCTGAAGCTTTTCATTGTTTCCAACGAAGGCTATTTTAGCATAAGTCAACGGTTCAAAAGAACTACCGAATCTACTTTTGATTTTTCTCGGACTCTTTGCAAAAAGATTGAGTAGACCGTAATCTTTAGTAAAATATGTGACTATTAAGTCTGCTTCACCATAGGGGTTGCTTTTGAGAACAACAGCTTCAGTGGAGTAAATCATTAATTACATGATATTGCCAAAGTCTTCAGGTTTGAGATTTTTAAGCCATTCCTCAAGTTCATCAGCTTTTCTTAGTTCAAAAATTCCTTCTTCAACAAATATTGGTGCCTGAACTCTTAAAGCAATGGCAACTGCATCAGAAGGCCGTGAATCAATTGTTCTTTCTTTTATTCCATCGTGAGTGTAAATTAAAGCATAGTAAGTATTGTCAATTAAATCAGTAATAACAACTTTTGTTATATGTACTTCAAGTTCTTCAAGTATATTTTTTATCAGATCATGAGTTAAAGGTCTTGGAGTAAGCACTTTCCCAAGTGCAAGAGCTATTGAATCTGCCTCTGGTTTACCAATCCATATAGGAAGTGTTTCATCTCCGTCAACTTGCTGAAGAAGTAAAATATACATTCCACTTCTTGGATCGAAAAGTAGTCCTTCAACTTTCATCTCAATTAACATTTTAGTACCCTAATGCCTTTAATAACATATCTTTTTGTCTCCATTTTTTTCTCACTTTTACCCACACTTCAAGAAAGACCTTTGTTCCTAAAAATTTTTCAAGCTCAAGCCTTGCCTCAGTGGCTATTTTTTTGAGACGTTCGCCTTTTTTACCTATTATAATAATTTTTTGACCTTCTCTTTCAACATAAATATTTGCTGATATTTTAATCAACTTTTTAGTCTCTTCCCATCTTTCAATCTGAACAGCAACCGAGTATGGAATTTCATCCATGGTGTATTTCATGATTTTTTCCCTGATGAACTCACTGACCATAAAACGTTCCATCTGGTCAGTAAGCATATCTTCAGGATAAAGTTTTTGACCTTCTGGAAGATATGATATGATGATTTCAAGCAAATTCTGAACTCCGTCAGACTTGAGCGCGGAAATGGGAATAATTTCTTTGAATGGGTACCAATCTTTATAGATATCAATTAATGGAAGAAGATTCTGTTTTGCGATTGTGTCAATTTTATTGATTACTAAAATAACAGGTTTATTGAATTTTTTAAGTTTTTCAATAATCAACAGTTCAGCTTCTTTCAGAGGTTCAGGTTCTACCATGAAAACAATTATGTCAACAATATCCATTGCTTCGTACGATTGTTTAACCATAAATTGACCAAGTTTATGTTTTGGTCTGTGAATTCCTGGTGTATCAATAAAAATAATCTGAGCATCAGGAAAATTTTTTATCCCTATTATTTTATTACGTGTTGTTTGCGGTTTTTCCGTTACAATTGAAACTTTTTCACCAAGAATTGTATTAAGAAGTGTTGATTTTCCCACATTTGGTTTACCAATTATTGCAACATATCCACATTTCATATAAGTTGTTCCAGAGCTTTACTAATTCTATCAATTCCTTTAGATAAATTCTCCATGCTTGTTGCATAGGATATTCTTATATAACCTTCTGCGCCAAAAGCAGAACCAGGAACAAGTGCAACAAGGGCTTTTTCAAGCAGGTAAATGCTTAAATCCATTGAAGAATTTATAATGTTTTTATCTATCTTTTTGCCGAAAATATTACTTATATTTGGAAAGACATAAAAAGCACCTTTTGGCATCTTACATGATACTCCAGGAATCCTGTTTAGTTCTTGTACAAGAAAATTTCTTCTTTTTTCAAACTCTTTTCGCATTTCAGAAACACAATTCTGATTACCACGTAAAGCTGCTACTGCTGCTTTCTGGGCTATAGATGTTGGATTTGATGTGGACTGGCTCTGTATTGTTGTCATTGTTTTTATGATTTCAGTATGTCCTGCTGCATAACCAATTCTCCAGCCTGTCATTGCATAGGCTTTACTTAATCCATTTACAACAATGGTTTTTTCTTTTATTTCTTCACTCAGAGAAGCAATACTTATATGTTTTTCATTATCATAAATAAGTTTTTCATATATTTCATCAGAAATAATATAAAGATTGTGTTTGAGTGCTATCTCTGCAATTTCTTTAAGAGCATTTTCAGTATATATAAATCCTGTTGGATTGGATGGGGAGTTTAAAATAAGTGCCTTTGAACGTGATGTAATCTTTTCTTTTAAAACCTCTGGACGGAGCATGAACTCATCTTCTTCATAAGTATTTACAATAATCGGTATGGCGTCGTTGAGCAATACCTGATCTGGATATGAAACCCAGTATGGAGAAGGTATAATAACCTCATCACCTGGGCCGAATAAAGCTTGAGCAATATTATATAGAGAATGCTTTGCCCCGCATGATACAACAATGTTTTCTTTGTTGTATGTTAACTTGTTGTCTTTTTCGAGTTTTTCAATGATTGCTTCTTTTAGTTCATCAATTCCTCCAACTGGTGTATATTTTGTAAATCCATCCTTGATTGCTTTTATCGCAGCCTCTTTAATATGTTCAGGAGTGTCAAAATCTGGCTCTCCAACTCCAAAGTTCACAACATCCATACCTTTTGCTTTGAGTTGTTTTGCTTTTGAGTCCACAGCAAGTGTTGGTGATGGCTTAACTTTTGTTGCTCTTTCAGCTATCATTGTTTGTTCTCCTTTATGTCGTTAATGTATTTTCTTCTTGCTCTACTTCCAAATGAAGTGAGTATCTCATAAGGTATTGTTTCCGCCCATGTTGCTATATCCCATGCTGTAATTTTTTCTTTACCTGAACTTCCAAGCAGAATAACTTCATCATCAATCTTTGCATCAGGAATATCTGTAAGGTCTAACATGGTCAGATCCATACAGATTGTTCCAACCACAGGGACTTTTTTACCTCTAACAATTATCCATGCTTTATTACTTAATTTTCTGAAATATCCATCAGCATATCCAACAGGAATAACTCCTATCAGACTATCTTTTTTTGTTATAAATGTTCTCCCATAGCTGATAGGTGTTCCTTTTTGTATCTTTCTTATATCAATAAGCTTTGTCTTAACAGTCATGCAGGGTTTTAAGTGATTCTCACTTTCTTGACAGCTATATCCATAAAGCATGAGTCCAGGTCTAACAGCTTCAAATAAAGCCTGCGGATAGAAAAGTCCTGCCGAACTTGCTATATGGAACACGCAGTTAAATCCCTCCTTATTTAGGCAGTTTTTAATCTCGAT encodes:
- a CDS encoding pyridoxal phosphate-dependent aminotransferase, translated to MIAERATKVKPSPTLAVDSKAKQLKAKGMDVVNFGVGEPDFDTPEHIKEAAIKAIKDGFTKYTPVGGIDELKEAIIEKLEKDNKLTYNKENIVVSCGAKHSLYNIAQALFGPGDEVIIPSPYWVSYPDQVLLNDAIPIIVNTYEEDEFMLRPEVLKEKITSRSKALILNSPSNPTGFIYTENALKEIAEIALKHNLYIISDEIYEKLIYDNEKHISIASLSEEIKEKTIVVNGLSKAYAMTGWRIGYAAGHTEIIKTMTTIQSQSTSNPTSIAQKAAVAALRGNQNCVSEMRKEFEKRRNFLVQELNRIPGVSCKMPKGAFYVFPNISNIFGKKIDKNIINSSMDLSIYLLEKALVALVPGSAFGAEGYIRISYATSMENLSKGIDRISKALEQLI
- a CDS encoding MarC family protein produces the protein MDILKTFLLTFIPLFVAIDAPGILPLYISFIEGIPHTERKHIARQSVITAFLVAISFLLLGNVIFYLLGINLEDFMIAGGILLLILSISDILRVKEREIEMSDTLGVVPIGTPLLAGPATLTTVIILSGTHGYPIVIFSLFLNLLIAWIILDKANFVIKIMGIYGIKAFAKVMALLLSAIAISLIKRGLIKILGVS
- the era gene encoding GTPase Era, with the translated sequence MKCGYVAIIGKPNVGKSTLLNTILGEKVSIVTEKPQTTRNKIIGIKNFPDAQIIFIDTPGIHRPKHKLGQFMVKQSYEAMDIVDIIVFMVEPEPLKEAELLIIEKLKKFNKPVILVINKIDTIAKQNLLPLIDIYKDWYPFKEIIPISALKSDGVQNLLEIIISYLPEGQKLYPEDMLTDQMERFMVSEFIREKIMKYTMDEIPYSVAVQIERWEETKKLIKISANIYVEREGQKIIIIGKKGERLKKIATEARLELEKFLGTKVFLEVWVKVRKKWRQKDMLLKALGY
- the cobO gene encoding cob(I)yrinic acid a,c-diamide adenosyltransferase, whose amino-acid sequence is MPGFIHVYTGEGKGKTTSAIGLTVRAIGSGLKVLFVQFIKSASTGELEILKKFPELVEIYRCSTGFIQESPDETQIQLVKLAIKDIEEKLKTKHYDMIIFDELSVAIKKGLISQQSVERLINLTPENTELIITGRDAPDWLIDKADLVTEMKNVKHYFDRGIHARKGIEY
- the alr gene encoding alanine racemase, which gives rise to MSRFLQAEINLNALIHNFLTIKALLNFNSLNHKIIAIIKADAYGHGAVEVARVLEINNVEYLGVAFFEEAAILREAGVKSRILVLFDREVEGLFRYNLTPVVFDFKQAEALSNEASKRGKTLPVHIKVETGMGRLGIYENSCETIKKIAGLPNLKIEGVMSHLSQAEDSEWTNEQIKRFIEIKNCLNKEGFNCVFHIASSAGLFYPQALFEAVRPGLMLYGYSCQESENHLKPCMTVKTKLIDIRKIQKGTPISYGRTFITKKDSLIGVIPVGYADGYFRKLSNKAWIIVRGKKVPVVGTICMDLTMLDLTDIPDAKIDDEVILLGSSGKEKITAWDIATWAETIPYEILTSFGSRARRKYINDIKENKQ
- a CDS encoding bifunctional nuclease family protein, with the translated sequence MLIEMKVEGLLFDPRSGMYILLLQQVDGDETLPIWIGKPEADSIALALGKVLTPRPLTHDLIKNILEELEVHITKVVITDLIDNTYYALIYTHDGIKERTIDSRPSDAVAIALRVQAPIFVEEGIFELRKADELEEWLKNLKPEDFGNIM
- a CDS encoding histidine phosphatase family protein yields the protein MIPSLVIYLLRHGETEGHKKVYKGHIDVPLSKEGERQVEKVARFLKKYSDKYNFKREIIYSSPLKRAITTAEILNKELSLRIKSTDDLKERSFGKWEGLSINEILSLYPEDFEKWRMNPAIFSPPEGESTIDVSKRAKKTIKEILKNHDKNQVFIVAHGGINRVILCNILGIPLENIFRIEQDFACVNIVEFYEDVPVVKLVNGVFWADESF
- the recO gene encoding DNA repair protein RecO, which gives rise to MIYSTEAVVLKSNPYGEADLIVTYFTKDYGLLNLFAKSPRKIKSRFGSSFEPLTYAKIAFVGNNEKLQKIIQSDIIHSFHPIRENYHVFMAVGEVLRFLLMIIPRKEPHEELFSLFISSLEFIEKEKKTENALLSLKIKSLRILGYLPDFKHCGKCKDKLNGEFFYSDGFILCKKCISSHSKLILSQGAAKLLNDINGWQLKYLSRVKIAPQLFRELEEFIKKHIQSILSYN